Proteins co-encoded in one Paracoccus aestuarii genomic window:
- a CDS encoding IS5-like element ISPaes2 family transposase (programmed frameshift) — translation MSNLYWLSDAQMERLKPFFPKSHGKPRVDDRRVLSGIIFINRNGLRWCDAPKEYGPAKTLYNRWKRWSDNGVFARIMVGLAAESAEHKTIMNDATYLKAHRTASSLGVKKGGRGRQIGRTKGGMNTKLHAVADAKGRPIGFFMSAGQVSDYTGAAALLGSLPKAEWLLADRGYDADWFRDALKDKGIKVCIPGRRSRKKAVKYDKRRYKRRNRIEIMFGRLKDWRRVATRYDRCPETFFSAIMLAATVLFWL, via the exons ATGAGTAATCTTTACTGGCTGAGCGACGCCCAAATGGAGCGTCTGAAACCGTTCTTTCCCAAGAGCCATGGCAAGCCCCGGGTCGATGATCGTCGCGTCCTCAGCGGCATAATTTTCATCAATCGTAATGGGTTGCGGTGGTGTGACGCGCCGAAGGAATACGGCCCGGCCAAAACCCTCTACAACCGCTGGAAGCGCTGGAGCGATAACGGGGTTTTTGCCCGGATCATGGTCGGCCTTGCCGCCGAGAGCGCCGAGCACAAGACGATCATGAATGACGCGACCTATCTCAAGGCACACCGCACGGCCTCGAGCCTTGGGGTGA AAAAAGGGGGGCGCGGGCGCCAGATCGGGCGCACCAAAGGCGGTATGAACACCAAGTTGCACGCTGTCGCCGATGCGAAGGGGCGGCCGATCGGGTTCTTCATGTCGGCCGGCCAGGTTAGCGATTACACCGGCGCGGCGGCGCTGCTGGGCAGCCTGCCGAAGGCTGAGTGGCTTCTGGCCGACAGGGGCTACGACGCTGACTGGTTCAGAGACGCTTTGAAAGACAAGGGGATAAAGGTTTGCATCCCCGGACGGAGGTCCCGCAAGAAGGCCGTCAAATACGACAAGCGGCGTTACAAAAGGCGTAACCGCATCGAAATCATGTTCGGACGTCTGAAGGACTGGAGGCGCGTCGCAACCCGTTATGACCGCTGCCCGGAAACGTTCTTCTCAGCGATCATGCTCGCCGCAACCGTCTTGTTCTGGCTGTGA
- a CDS encoding DsbA family protein, with amino-acid sequence MPTRRALLSLAGAAAVLPLAGLAQDRPNPMPEDLRRALERDRTAPVLGNPQGNVTLTEFFDYNCGHCRTMLPRISELVRSDPQLRVVYREWPVFGPGSDFAARASLAALPTGKYWQFHAGLLGLRGRVEQASVMRVAREVGLDEEALRTGMEGADIERHITMSHMLAEHMGLAGTPTFICGDEAVFGAMTIAELRALVARGRATMGTAS; translated from the coding sequence ATGCCGACCCGCCGCGCCCTTTTGTCCCTTGCCGGGGCCGCCGCTGTGCTGCCGCTGGCGGGGCTGGCCCAGGACCGCCCCAACCCCATGCCCGAGGATCTGCGCCGCGCCTTGGAACGCGACCGCACCGCGCCCGTGCTGGGCAACCCCCAGGGCAATGTCACCCTGACGGAATTCTTCGACTATAATTGCGGGCATTGCCGCACGATGCTGCCCCGCATCTCGGAGCTGGTGCGATCGGACCCGCAGCTGCGCGTCGTCTATCGCGAATGGCCGGTCTTCGGTCCCGGATCGGATTTCGCGGCCCGCGCCTCGCTGGCGGCGCTGCCAACCGGAAAATACTGGCAGTTCCATGCCGGGCTTCTGGGCCTCAGGGGCCGGGTCGAACAGGCCAGCGTCATGCGCGTCGCCCGCGAGGTCGGCCTGGACGAGGAGGCGCTGCGCACCGGGATGGAGGGCGCGGATATCGAACGCCACATCACCATGAGCCACATGCTGGCCGAACATATGGGCCTGGCGGGCACGCCCACCTTCATCTGCGGGGACGAGGCCGTCTTCGGCGCCATGACCATTGCCGAGCTGCGCGCCCTGGTCGCGCGGGGCCGCGCCACGATGGGCACCGCCTCCTAG
- the zapE gene encoding cell division protein ZapE — protein sequence MGKVTDLYNRRVQAGQLRADPAQTAVLPHLDRVLDQLGQAPAPRRSAWRALLGVGNPEPAPGVQGLYLWGGVGRGKSMLMELMAEAADDIPCRRVHFHEFMQEIQAGLNAARQRGEQDTVRPVAEAVAASVRLLCFDEMQITDIADAMIVGRLFQVLFERGVTVVTTSNRVPEDLYKHGLNRQLFLPFIDLIRARMQVVCLDSETDYRQNRDGGQVWFTPADARAKSALDAEWQALTGDAEAQPLVLTVQGRQVTLPAHAGRVARSGFWDLCGRPLGAADYLAVARAVDVLLIDGVPRLSASNYNEARRFVTLIDALYEARVRLIASAADEPEQLYNEGEGSFEFERTASRLREMQDADWGRRP from the coding sequence ATGGGCAAGGTCACCGATCTCTACAACCGGCGGGTTCAGGCGGGGCAGCTGCGCGCCGATCCGGCCCAGACGGCGGTGCTGCCGCATCTGGACCGGGTGCTGGACCAGCTGGGCCAGGCGCCCGCGCCGCGCCGTTCGGCCTGGCGCGCGCTGCTGGGGGTGGGCAATCCCGAGCCCGCGCCGGGGGTGCAGGGCCTCTATCTGTGGGGCGGCGTCGGGCGCGGCAAATCCATGCTGATGGAGCTGATGGCCGAGGCCGCGGACGACATTCCCTGCCGCCGCGTACATTTCCACGAATTCATGCAGGAGATCCAGGCCGGGCTGAACGCCGCCCGCCAGCGCGGCGAACAGGACACCGTGCGCCCCGTGGCCGAGGCCGTGGCCGCCTCCGTCCGCCTGCTGTGCTTTGACGAGATGCAGATCACCGACATCGCCGATGCGATGATCGTGGGCCGGCTGTTCCAGGTGCTGTTCGAACGCGGCGTGACGGTGGTCACGACCTCGAACCGGGTGCCCGAGGATCTCTACAAGCACGGGCTGAACCGGCAGCTGTTCCTGCCCTTCATCGACCTGATCCGGGCGCGGATGCAGGTCGTCTGCCTGGACAGCGAGACCGATTACCGCCAGAACCGCGATGGCGGCCAGGTCTGGTTCACCCCCGCCGATGCCCGCGCGAAATCGGCGCTGGACGCGGAATGGCAGGCGCTGACCGGCGATGCCGAGGCGCAGCCGCTGGTCCTGACGGTGCAGGGGCGGCAGGTCACCCTGCCCGCCCATGCGGGCAGGGTCGCGCGGTCAGGCTTCTGGGATCTCTGCGGCCGGCCGCTCGGCGCGGCGGATTACCTGGCCGTGGCGCGGGCGGTGGATGTCCTGCTGATCGACGGGGTGCCGCGGCTCTCGGCCTCGAACTACAACGAGGCGCGGCGCTTCGTGACGCTGATCGACGCGCTTTACGAGGCGCGGGTGCGGCTGATCGCCAGCGCCGCGGACGAACCCGAACAGCTCTATAACGAGGGCGAGGGCAGCTTCGAATTCGAACGCACCGCATCCCGCCTGCGCGAGATGCAGGACGCCGATTGGGGCCGCCGCCCCTAG
- a CDS encoding HNH endonuclease translates to MRKPRPDPDRVTMPSETDPICPLCLRPIPPDVPQSRHHLIPKLRGGKGGPTVLLHHICHKTIHKTLRETELARNVNTVEALRAHPDLVRFWDWVAKRPPGFSGRAR, encoded by the coding sequence ATGCGTAAACCGAGACCTGACCCCGACCGGGTCACGATGCCGTCAGAGACCGACCCGATCTGCCCGCTCTGCCTGCGGCCGATCCCGCCCGACGTGCCCCAGAGCCGCCATCACCTGATCCCCAAGCTGCGCGGCGGCAAGGGCGGTCCGACGGTGCTGCTGCACCATATCTGCCACAAGACGATCCACAAGACCCTGCGCGAGACGGAGCTGGCGCGCAACGTCAACACCGTCGAGGCGCTGCGCGCCCATCCCGACCTGGTCCGGTTCTGGGACTGGGTGGCCAAGCGCCCGCCCGGGTTTTCGGGCCGCGCGCGCTGA